A stretch of Melospiza melodia melodia isolate bMelMel2 chromosome 24, bMelMel2.pri, whole genome shotgun sequence DNA encodes these proteins:
- the GNA13 gene encoding guanine nucleotide-binding protein subunit alpha-13 — protein sequence MADFLPSRSALSGCFPGCLLTSGEAEQQRKSKEIDKCLNREKTYVKRLVKILLLGAGESGKSTFLKQMRIIHGQDWDRAAREEFRATIYSNVIKGVRVLVDAREKLHIPWGDPANQSNGDKVMAFDTRAVTVVQGMVETSVFLDYLPAIRALWADSGIQHAYDRRREFQLGESVKYFLDNLDKLGEQDYLPSQQDILLARRPTKGIHEYDFEIKNVPFKMVDVGGQRSERKRWFECFDSVTSILFLVSSSEFDQVLMEDRQTNRLTESLNIFETIVNNRVFSNVSIILFLNKTDLLEEKVQKVSIKDYFPEFEGDPHCLTDVQKFLVDCFRTKRRDQQQKPLYHHFTTAINTENIRLVFRDVKDTILHDNLKQLMLQ from the exons ATGGCGGATTTCCTGCCGTCCCGCTCCGCGCTGTCCGGCTGCTTCCCCGGCTGCCTCCTCACCAGCGGCGAGGCCGAGCAGCAGCGCAAGTCCAAGGAGATCGACAAGTGCCTCAACCGCGAGAAGACCTACGTGAAGCGCCTCGTCAAGATCCTGCTGCTGGGCGCGGGCGAGAGCGGCAAGTCCACCTTCCTCAAGCAGATGCGGATCATCCACGGGCAGGACTGGGACCGCGCGGCCCGCGAGGAGTTCCGCGCCACCATCTACAGCAACGTGATCAAGG GTGTGCGAGTCCTGGTGGATGCCAGGGAGAAGCTGCACATCCCCTGGGGGGACCCTGCCAACCAGAGCAACGGCGACAAGGTGATGGCCTTCGACACGCGCGCGGTCACCGTGGTGCAGGGCATGGTGGAGACCAGCGTCTTTTTGGACTACCTGCCTGCCATCCGCGCCCTGTGGGCAGACAGTGGCATCCAGCACGCCTATGACAGGCGCAGGGAGTTCCAGCTG GGGGAATCTGTAAAGTATTTCTTGGACAACTTGGATAAACTTGGAGAACAA GattaccttccctcacagcaagaCATCCTGCTGGCACGGAGGCCCACCAAGGGGATTCACGAGTACGACTTTGAAATCAAAAATGTCCCTTTCAAGATGGTCGACGTGGGCGGCCAGAGGTCGGAGCGGAAGCGATGGTTCGAGTGCTTTGACAGTGTCACATCCATTTTGTTCCTGGTGTCCTCCAGTGAGTTTGACCAAGTGCTGATGGAGGACAGACAGACGAATCGCCTGACGGAGTCCCTGAACATTTTTGAAACGATAGTCAACAACCGGGTGTTCAGCAACGTCTCCATCATCCTCTTCTTGAACAAAACGGACTTGCTTGAGGAAAAAGTACAGAAAGTCAGCATCAAAGACTATTTCCCGGAGTTTGAAGGGGATCCCCACTGCTTAACAGATGTCCAGAAATTCCTGGTGGATTGTTTTCGCACGAAACGCCGGGACCAGCAGCAGAAGCCGCTGTACCACCACTTCACCACTGCCATTAACACAGAGAACATCCGGCTAGTGTTCCGTGACGTTAAAGATACCATCCTGCACGACAACCTCAAGCAGCTGATGCTACAGTGA